The Bifidobacterium actinocoloniiforme DSM 22766 genomic sequence TGGAACCATTATTAGCGATGGCTTGCCGGTAACGGTCAGCGTTGCGGCGGGCCCAGGCGGCGGCTTCCTCGGATACCTCCACCGCCCACACTTGGGCTCCGGGCACCTCGGTGGCCACGGCCAGGCCGATCGCACCAGATCCAGCGCACAAGTCAACCACCAGCGGGCGCTCGATACCCTCCCCCGCCAGCCAGTCCAGCCCGGCCTGCACCACGGTCTCGGTCTCTGGCCTCGGGATGAACACCCCCGGTCCGACCGCTAAATCCAGAAAGCGGAACGGGGCGTGCCCCACTATGTATTGCAAGGGCTCGCGCCCTGCCCGGCGGATCACGAAATCGCGGAAGACACCCAAAGCCAGCTTCCCGGCCTGGTCCGGGTCAATGTGCACTATGACCGTGGCCGCATCGGCATCAGCAGCGTCACCAACACCCTGGGCACGAGCAGCGCTCCCCCTGACCCCGGCAGCAGCCAAATCGCTTACGGTCTCCCCCAGGAGCAGGGCCTTGTCCAGATCGTGCAAATCAACTCGGCATGCCTCCGCCAACAGCAGCCGGGCGTCGTTCTCCGGCGTGTCCACACCAGCCCCGGCCAGTTTGCCACTCGCTTCAGCAAGGATCGCTTGCACACCGGCTCGCTCATCGGCACTCAGCATGTCGCTCCCGCTAATCGCCATAGCGGCCCCCTCACTCGCCCGGAGCAGCGGCCCGTCCAAGCCTCACTTGCGCCCAGCCAGACGCGCGGCCTCATCAGCTTGGATGTCGGAGTCGATTACGGCCTGGATGTCACCGTCGAGCACCTGCTCCAGGTTGTAAGCCTTGTATCCCGTGCGGTGGTCCACGATGCGGCTTTCAGGGAAGTTGTAAGTGCGGATGCGCTCGGAACGGTCCAGGGAACGCACCTGTGAATGGCGCATGTCCGCAGCCTCAGCAGCCTCCTGTTCATGCTTCATGGCCAGCAGGCGCGACTTCAGGACCCTCAGGGCGGCGGCGCGATTTTGGATTTGCGACTTCTCGTCCTGCATGCTCACCACAATCCCCGTCGGGATATGCGTCATGCGCACCGCCGAATAGGTGGTGTTGACCGACTGGCCACCGGGGCCGGAGCTCATGAAAATGTCTATTTTCAAATCCTTGGGATCGATTTCAATCTCATCGTCGTCATCGTCCGCCTCCGGGAAGACGATCACACCCGCCGCCGAGGTCTGGATGCGCCCCTGCGATTCGGTCACCGGTATGCGCTGCACCCGGTGGACTCCACCCTCGTACTTGAGCGAAGCCCAGACGCCATCGGCCGGCGCCACGGACCCACGCGAACGAATGGCCAGCTGCGCGTCCTTGACCCCGCCCAGTTCGGTGGCGTTCTGACTCATGATTTCCACGGACCAGCCACGCTTCTCCGCATAGCGGATGTACATGCGCATCAGGTCACCCGCGAACAGCGCCGCTTCCTCTCCGCCAGTGCCGGCTTTGATTTCCATGATCGTGTCCCGCGCGTCATCCGGGTCGCGAGGAATCAGCGCCGAACGTAGGCGGTCCTCAGCCGCCGGCAACCGCTCGCCCAAGCTCTTGGCCTCCGCCATGAAATCAGGGTCATCATCGGCCATGCTCCGTGCGGCCTCGTAATCATCGTTAAGCGTGCGGTATGCCTTATAGGCCTCCACGATGCTCCCCAGCTCAGCGTGCCGACGGCCCAGCTTACGGATCTGCGCGGGGTCAGAGGCTACCTCAGGCTGGCTCATCTCCCGCTCCAGGCGCTCGTACTCCTCAAGAGCCGTCCGCGCTGCGGGGAATTGCTCATCCTCCATGATCTCCAACCTTTCCTCTTACGCATTTCCGCTTCACTAGGCTCTGGGTGCGCCATCCGTTTGGACATAGAAAAACGCCAGCCTCAGCGACCGGGCATGTCAAGCATGACCCGGGGCTCAGGCTGGCGTGAAAACGCTACTTGTTCTTGTTCCTCTTGCCGTAGCGAGCCTCGAAGCGGGCAACGCGCCCACCGGTGTCGAGGATCTTCTGCTTACCGGTGTAGAAGGGATGGCAGTTGGAGCACACATCAACCGTCATGTGATCGCCGGGGGCGGTCGAGCGGGTGACGAACGTATTGCCGCACGAGCACGTCACCTGGACGGGATGGTAATCGGGATGAATACCCTGCTTCATGGTTTCTCCTAGGGTCCGAAGGGATCCGGGTCGCCTGCCCCTATGGCCGACGTGAACCGGAACCAATGGCGAGTATAGCGCAGGCCCGGGAGATTGCCCCAGCGAGGACCGCCTGCCGCCGCGGTTTTCAAGAACGTCTAGAAAGACATCCTCCGCCATGCTCACATCCCTCAACCGCATGGACCCCAGGCCTATTCCCGACTGTTTCACAACACACCGCCCATGGATGACGATTCGGAACGAACCGAGATTCCAACGCTCTGGAGGATTCAACCACTGCCCGGGAGACAGGGCGCGTTGACATTTTTCGAACCGTTACGCTAATATTCATGGACAGGTAGAAATCTCTCGTGCATTGGGGGATGCATGAAAACGGTTAGCCGCAAGGGGTGAAGTGCAATCCACTTCCTTCCTTGCTCTCTGAATAAAGATGTATGCCGCAAATAGAGATGGCGACCGCTGTTGGAGCTTACCTGCAATTCACGCAGCAAGGTCGTGGTTATCTTTATTCGTGAGAGATGACTGTTGCCATAACTAAATGAAGGGGATTCGCAGAGAATCACGACCCGGACTGGTATATCCAGGCAATATAGCGGGGCGTCCGGATGAGAACTCAATGTTTGGGACCATCATCTTGCCCCGCAACTCGACAGAGTCGGGTTCCCGGTCCGAAGGGACGACAGACGCGATCTGATTCTATTCCCCCGGCTGAAGCAGGCGGTTCGCCGTTTGTGGATGCGAGAGTCAGACTGCGGTAAAGGCGGGTTCCGGCGTCAAAGCCGGGGCCCGCTTTTTCATTTTTCCTCGACCAGGTCCGAAAGCAGCACGGGTTCCACGAATCAACCAACCGTAAGGGCACCCAGAGCACACACAGAGGCGTCGACAAGCCAGCAAAGAACCTCTGCAACGCGAGGGGAGGGCGGCAGGGGGGGGGGAACCATACTCCCCCAACGCCCTCCCTTTCCGGTGAGACACGTTGAACTCGCCCCCTTGTTAGGAAACCACTACCCAAGTTGGTCAGCTGCGGTTATAATGCCTTCGATGGCCCTGACCTGCTCGGCTCTGATTTGCGTCGCCGGCTCTTTGATGGCCGTGGAAACAGGCAGACCTTTGATCTTGACCGCTGCCTTGATCGCGCTGATGAAAAGGTCGGCTTGATCGTATACGGCCATAAGCGCGTTAATCCGCCGGGCGCAGGCGAGCGCGGTCGTGTAATCACCACCCTGCCAAGCGGCGTGCATCCGCACGAAGGTCTCAGGCTCAACATTGGTCAAGCCGCACAGGACGCCATTGCCCCCAGCGATCCGGTTAGGCGTGTAATACTCGTCGAAGCCGGATAGGACGCTGAACGAAGGCGAGACCTTGCGGACGGCGGCAATCACCTTACGGGTGTGGCTGATCGTATCGACCGTATCTTTGAGCCCCAGAATATTGCTGTGGTCTGCCGCCAACTGGGCGATCAATTCCGGGCTCAGATCCATGCCAGTCCTGGGAGGGAAGTTGTACAGGAGGACCGGCAGGCTGGTGGCCTGCGCGATCTGAGCGAAGTAAACGCTCGCCGTCTGCTCGCTCGGGCCAAAATAATAAGGGCTGACCGCCACGACCGCATCGGCACCAACTGTTTCAGCGTAATGGGTGAAAGCCAGGACCTCATCCATATCGGTACCGCCGACACCCGAGAAGACCTTCATTCTGCCAGCCACGCGATTCACCGCGAATGCGAGCGCCTCCTGTTTGCTCTCCAGCGAATACGCATAGAACTCGCCGATGCTGCCGAACAGGAGCACCCCGTTCATGCCGGCATCGGCCAGGTGGTCCAGGTGCCGGCCCCATAGCTCGTAGTCGATGCTTCCGTCATCCCCCGTCACCGTAATAGACGGGCAGAACACCCCTTCAAACGCCGCTGTCACCATCTTGCGCTCCTCACTTGAACCGCGGTTATCACCATTATCACATCATGTGCGCGATGCTTCGCTTGCATGCGCGAACCCAACGCCCACTCTCCTGCTCGCGCGCAGTGGTTGGGCGTTGAACCGAAGCCGTCCCTACATGAGCGGCACGCTGAGAATCAGAACAAAAATCATCGCCACAACCGAAAGAACGCAAGTCATAAGCGTCCATGTCTTGAACATCTCCGGCAGCGTGAAACCAAAGTATTCCTTGACCAACCACAGTCCCGCGTCATTCACGAACGAGAAGATGAAGGAGCCTGCACCTATGGCAAGGACCAAGAGGGCTATGCCAACCGGGTTAAGGCCAAGCGAAACAGCAACCGGTTCGAGGATACCCGCGGTCGTTATTGCCGAAACCGTCGAAGAGCCTGTGGCGACGCGGACGAAGGCGGCGATGGCCCAGGCGACAAGCAGAATCGATATGTGCGAGCTCTGCACGAACTGAGTAATCATATCGCCGATGCCGGTGTCAATCAGCAAAGTCTTGAAACCACCACCCGCGCCCAGAATGAAGACGATGCCAGCGATAGGCTTCAACGACTTGGCGGTTTCGTCTTGGATGCGCTTCCAGGGGAATTTAGTGACCTTGAACAGAACTACGGTCGAGAAAATCAGGGAGAAGAGCAGGGCGATCTCAGGATTTCCGAGGAACTGAATCAGCTGCGGCACGAAAGCCTTGGAGGTGCTGAGCTTGGGAGCAATCATCGTGGCAATCGAAGTGATCAGCAGAAGCACGGCAGGCATGATTACGCAGGTCAAAGAAAGGCCGAAACTGGGGCGCTTGGTGCCCTCCGGCGGCTGCTCGATTGCGGACATATCGAAAGTGTCGGGGGCGCCGCGATCCACGATTTTAGTGGCGTACCTAGCGAACAGCGGGCCACAGATTATTACGGTTGGGATCGCAATCAATACACCAATTCCCATCGTGATACCCATGCTACCGTTTGAGAAGGTCTTCAGAGCAGCGGTAGGGCCAGGATGGGGCGGCACTAGGGCCTGCATCGCACACAAGCCGGCCAAAGCGGGCATGGCGATCATCATAATCGGCAGCTTGGAACGCCGACACACCATGATAATAACCGGGACCATAATGATAAGGCCTACGTCGAAGAAGAGCGGCAGACCTACCAGGGAGCCGATAAGTGCCATGGTCCAAGGCAGCATCTTGACCGATGAGTGGTCCACAAGGGTATCGACCAGCACGCCTGTGGCGCCGGTGACCATCAACACTTGCCCAAGCATGGCGCCCAGCCCGACGAGAATGCCAACGCTCTGCGTTGTTGAACCAAAGCCGTCGAGGAAGGCGGTGATGGTGTTCATCATGCCGTAACCCGAGCAAATACCAGTAAAAATGGAGGCGATCATGATCGCGACGAATGGGTGAACCTTGGCCGCTGTCACCAAGGCGATCAGCAAGGCGACGCCCAATACGATACTGATCAACAGGGCAGCGGGGCTAAGGTGAACTTTCGGCACTTCGGAGGCCGCCTGTACGAGCGGCGATGACAGCGCCACAATGAGCGAATGCATATGAAGTCCTTCACACTATCAAAGCGAATGATGGTACTGTGCACCGGCGGCCCATCGCCAAGCGCCGTTACAGCGCATTGAAGGGCGAAGGGCCGCCGGAGAGCGACGATGCGCAGCTTTGCGATTAGCCGCGGTAGAGGTACTTTTGAGCGGTCTCTACAGTCATCTCGGTGCCATTGCCGGGAGCCGTAGGAGCCACATAGTTACCCTCGCTAATTTGGATGGGGTGGACGAAATATTCGTGCTGGTTGTCCACGTATTCGATCATCCGTCCGTCCATGGTGCCCGAGACCGCCACGTAGTCGAACATGGCGAAGTGGCAGACCGCTTCGCACAGGCCCACGCCACCGGCGTGTGGGCAGACGATCTTGTTGAACTTCTTAGCCATCAGATACTCCAGGACAACCTCCTGGGGGCCAGCCACGCGCGTGGCGTCGATCTGCATGACGCCGAAAGCGTTGGCCTGCAAGTATTGTTTGAACATGATTCGGTTCTGCATCTGCTCGCCAGTGGCCACGGGAATCGGGTTAATGGCCCTGGCGATGGTGGCATGTCCGATCACATCGTCGGGGCTGGTGGGCTCCTCCACCCAAGCCAGGTCGAAATCATGGAACTTGTTGATCCATTCGATGGCCTCGGGCACATCCCAGACCTGGTTGGCATCCACAGCCAGGCGCACGTCCGGGCCGATCGCCTCTCGGGCCAAGGCCAGGCGGCGCAGGTCATCGTCCACATTCCGTCCGACCTTAAGCTTGATTTGTTTGAAGCCTTTCTGCTCAGTCTCCTCTTTTGCAATCTGGACCATCTTCTCATCGGCGTAACCTAGCCAACCCGCTGCCGTGGAGTAACCCGGGTAGCCGAACTTAAGCAGGTACTCAATGCGCTCGTCCTTACCCCTTTTACCTTCTTGCAGGATCTCGATGGCCTCCTCCGGGCGCAAGGCATCGGTCAGATAACGGAAGTCCAAGGTGGCAACTAGTTCTTCGGGGTCCATCTGAGCCAGGAGCATCCATAGGGGCTTACCGGCCCGCTTTGCCTTGATATCCCACAGGGCCGAGAGGACAGCGCCGATAGCCATGTGCTCCACACCCTTCTCAGGACCCAGCCACCGCAATTGCGAATCACCGACGAACAGATCCCATGCTAGGCGCATATTGTCCAACAGCTCCTCCACGTTGCGTCCGAGGAGGACGTGCGACATGGAGTCAATAGCCCGGCAGACCACATCGTTGCCGCGACCAATCGTGAAGACGAAACCGGTGCCCTTGATGCCATCATCGGCGTCGGTCTCAACCTCCACATAAGCGGTCGAATAGTCAGGGTCGGGGTTCATAGCGTCAGAACCTGAGAGAGTCTGCGAGGTCGGAAAACGGAAGTCATACGTTTTGACATTTGTGATAGTGCTCATAAAAGGCTCCTTCGTCTTTGATAAGTGGTTACAACGGAGTAATCCCAATAGGAACTCTAAGCGAAGGTTTAGAAATTTGCAAATCAGATTTGGAAGTTTTCTTAATCGCAGGTATCTTCACATGTATACACTTAATGACGCGAACCATGCCGTCTCATAAAACCGAAGGAGCAGGGGATGAAGATCAGTGAACTGGCGGAATTGGCCGGGGTCTCCCCATCCACCGTCTCCAAAGTCATCAACGGGCGCTCTGGAATTGCCGCCGAGACCAGAAGGCGCGTGGAGCAGGTTCTCAACGAGAACAGCTACTACAAGCCGCTCGTTTCAACGAAACTTTCGCGAACCATCGAACTAGTCCTGGAGCATGTTGACGCTGACTGTACCCTCCCCTTGATTGACCACGCCTCATACTGGGCCCAACAAGCAGGATATGCGTTGACCATCACCCAAATTCACTCAGGAGAGGAGGTCGAACATTCTTTCCGTGGCATTATCGACCGTAACCCTTTAGGTGTGGTCATCCACCAAATCACTCAAATCCCCCAGGCGGAGAAAGACCTTCTGGAGTCACGGGGCATCCCGTTCGTAATCCTGGACCCCATCACCCCGATTGACGACCAAGCCATGTGGGTCTCGGTTGACCGCTGGACGGGCGGTTTCCAGATGGCGCAATACCTCATCAGTCTGGGACACAGGCGCATCGGCATCATCAACGGCCCTCAGAATTCTCAGTCGACCATCGCCCGTTACGGTGGCTTCCTTGCCGCCGCGCATTCGGCGCACATCGAACCCGACCCCACCTTGGAGCGCGCCACAGACCTGACACCCCAAGCCAGTTACCAAGCGGCCTGCGAGTTGTTGGACCTGCCTGAGCGCCCGAGCGCCATCTTCGCTTGCAATGACCAGACCGCGCTGAGCGTCTACCGGGCCGCCCACGAACGGGACCTGGCGATACCGACCGACTTGTCTGTTGTAGGGTTCGATGACATTTATCCAGCCGAGTTCATGGCTCCACCCCTGACCACCGTCAACCAGCCTTTCAACGCCGAAGCCCGCAAGGCCATTGAGATGATTATCGATGTGCGCCGCGAACGACCGGTAGAGACCCATGTGGTTTTACCGGTCACAATCGTTAAGCGCGACAGCGCCGCGCAAGCTGCGGCAAAGTAAAGAGTGAGGTCTCAGGGAATTGAACTCTGGCCCGAACAACCATAGAGTACAGCCCGGAGAAAATCTGGCCAGCCATCCACTGGATACACTTAGCGGGCAATCGGTCGGCGGACGCCGAAGCAAGTGTCTACATCTTATTAGCATCTGCGAATCGTAAGACCATCGGGTACCAGACGACCAGGCCCCGTACGACGGTGAATCCTACCGACGAGGTTGGCACGAGGACATGATCGTGCGTGCATTACCCAGGCGGATGATAGAGATTTTTCATCAAGTACTGCTGTTTTTAGAAGAAAGCAGGGCGAAGAATTCTCCCGACACACAAGCAGAAGGGCTCCCCTGATGAAAGGTGAACCTGGAGAATTTCAAAACAGCCCAACCCCAGCTGCTCTGCTCCGGACAAGATCCACGAAATCAACGTTAGCGAGTAGAAGCGCAGCTGCTATATGTTAATACCGTCGTTAATGATTTAGCGAAGGAGCGATCATGGGCATGGATGAGGGGAGTGAAAGCCCTCGTCCTTATAAGCGATGAGAGAGGAACGACCGTGCTTCCACCGGCGGCAGTGGCGCTGCGCACATCACAGCTCCACCGCCCAAACCGCCACATATGGGCACCGAGGCCAAACCGGGAAAGCCCAACGTGAAGGAAGGCAAAGCGAACCAGAAACCCGTACTCACTACGCTACTGCTGCTGGCCATCGGCTGTGGCATGGGGCCCTGCAGCAGCACAATCACAAGAACTCACAACATGCGAAGACCCGCAATCCGCCTGCTCAAAGAGCCAGGCCGACCTACACTAGTCACGCAAGAAATTGAAGGACGCCAAAGACGAGGCGGACAAAGCCATGGAGAAAACCGGACTTATGTGACAAGGCACAGACCGAGAAGAAAAATAGCCGTGCAGACCGCGCAGCAACAGGCCGCTTAACAGCATGCACAAGAGCAGCAGATACAGTCACAAACACGTTCTCAGGGAACGCCTCACCGGGGCTCATTCTGCTCCAGGGCAGGCTCCACCGGAACATCCGACCGTAACGGCGCTACACTGACCTGCAGGACCGCGACGGACGGCCGCCTGCGCTGGATGAACTAACAAGGAGAGAGACAAGCATGAGATTCGGCATGAGGAAACCCGGCGTCAAACGCTCGATCAGCGCACGCACCACCGGCAGGCTCAAACGCCAAATGAAGAAAGCGATCATCCCCGGGTACGGCAAGAAAGGCATGGGCTGGGTCAAAAACCCCAGGAAAGCCGCCTACAACAAGATCTACCACAAGACCAGCTTCAGCCTCTGGGACCTCTTCAAATAAACATCTCTAATCCTGGAACCCCACTTCAACAGGGCCTTTTGTTTTACTGACCTCTGTCTGTTTTCAGATATCTTTGTCTTTGTAAAACGGCCACTAGCAGGAATATTGGCAGGGGTTCACTTATTCTCATGCTCGAATTTCATACAACTCAAAAACTCGGTCAACTGCTAGCCAGGTACGGCGCATATCATTTCATGAGATTCAGTGGACCCGTTATCATTCTTATATCGAAAAGAAAAGGGAAAGACATGCTTAACAAAGAGGCGACGACGGATTACTGGGTCGGCAGACAACTTGAAGAGAACAACATACAGTTCGACCTTCAGGGAAGCCACGTGAAAGAGATCAACGAAGCGTTGAAAAGCGCCTCGAAGCGGGGAACGAAAAAAGTTGGACGACCTGACGTTGTTGCCATTGTTAATGATTTCGTTCTGGTCGTCGAAGACAAGAACACTCTTTCTAAACATCAGAAACTGACTGGAAAAGATATTCTGGATGACAGCGTGAAGGCTATCACCGATTACGCAGTCAATGGAGCATGCTTCTACGCCAAACATATAGCTAAGCACACCTCTTTCAAGAAGGTGTTTGCCGTTGGTGTGTCCGGCGATCCGAAACATCATCAAATCAGCCCATACTGGGTCAATGACAGAGGAGAGTTGAAGAAACTAGATGACATTGAATCCTTCGTATGGTTCTCCCCTGGTAACATCCAGGAATATTACACACGCTACGTGCTGGAAGAACCGACACGCATTGAGAAGACCACCGAGCAGATCCTCAAGGATGCCACCGAACTCCATGAGTACCTTCGCAACTACGGGAGTCTCAAAGACCAAGACAAACCGTTAGTTGTCGCCGGCATTTTGCTAGCTCTCGAAGAAACAGAAAATCATAACTTTAGCATAGAATCTCTTAATGGCGATCAGACCCCAGAGAGCCGCGACGGAGACAAGATAATGAAAGCCATCCGAGCAAGACTGAGGCGATCCAATGTCGGGCCGGACGCGAAACGAGACAAACTGCTTTCGGAGTTCGACATCATCACCACCAGTTTCAGACTCAACGAGGTCAATGACACGTTGGGCATGACCCCGTTGAAGTATTACACGAACTTTCTGAACGACCGGGTATACAAAAACATCAAGTACCAGGATTCTTCAGCAGATTACCTCGGACAGTTCTACGGGAAATTCATGAGCTATTCAGGAGGCGATGGACAGACACTCGGCATCATCCTCACTCCTCAGCACATTTGCGAACTCATGTGCCGGCTCGTGAAAGTGCGACCAGACGACGTGGTCTTCGACCCGACATGCGGGACAGGGGGTTTCCTCATAGCTGCCATGCACATGATGATCTCTCAAGCCGAAACAAACACGGACAAAGACCGGATCAAGACCAGACAACTGCACGGAATTGAACTGCAAAGCAACATGTTCGCTGTTGCCGTCACCAACATGATTCTACGAGGAGACGGTAAAAGCAACATCGAGTGCAGTGATTTCCTGAAAGCCAACCCTGCCCAGCTGCAAACGGAAAAAACCGCGACGGTGGGATTGATGAATCCACCATACTCCCAAGGAAACTCAGGGGACCCCGACCAGTATGAGCTCTCTTTTGTGGAGCACCTGCTGGACTCCCTGACCGAAGGGGGGCGTGCAGCTGTCATCGTTCCTCAGTCAAGCATGACAGGGAAAACAAAGGCCGAGCGGGCATTCAAACACAGCATCCTTTCGAAACACACCCTTGAAGGCGTCATCACTTGCAACCCCGACACGTTCTATGGCGTCGGCGTCAATCCGGTCATAGCTGTATTCACCGCGCACAAACCCCATCCAACGGAAAAAGTGTGCAAGTTCATCGACTTCCGTGATGACGGATTCACGGTCCATGCGCATGTAGGCCTGGTAGCCGATGACGCAGCCAAGGATAGGCAACAACACCTGCTGGACGTGTGGAACGGCGCGACTGAGGCATCATCCCAATTCTGCGTGGAATCAACCGTGAAAGAGGATGACGAATGGCTCCACAGCTTTTACTACTTCAATGACGAAATACCCACAGATGCAGATTTTGAGAAAGCGATCGGCGATTACCTGACGTTCGAATTCTCCATGATCATGCAAAACCGGGAATACCTCTTCGAGGATGGCGACAATCATGCAACGTCTTGAGGAACACACATGGCAAGCCTTTCGCTTGGGCGATATCGCAGACATCCGTTCTGGTCGTGACATTTATGCGGGAGAACGTAGAAGTGGTGACACACCGTACGTAACATCAGGCACAGCAAATAACGGTATTGGGTATTTCGTGGCCAACTACAACGATTCAATTACATCTAATGCCATATCTGTAAATCGTAACGGCTCCATTGGAGAAGCGTTTTATCACCCCTATCCAGCTTTGTACGGTAATGACTGCCGTCGCGTCATATTGAGGGACTACACTGACGCAGGAATCCAACTATTCATTGCGCATGCCATCTCGATGCAGAAACAGGCGTTCAGCTATAGCAGAAAACTTGGCAGTAAACGGCTGACCAATCTCCGTATCATGCTGCCGGTGAATAGTTCGGGCGCACCTGATGATGAGTACATGGAGAAATACGCACAGCAAAAACAAAAAGCAATGCTCCTGAAGTACGGAGCTTATGCGGAGCAACAGATCACAAAAATAGGATCTTACGTCAAGGTTCCGAAACTCAACGAAAAAGAGTGGGCTCCGTTTAAACTTACAAACATTTTTGAAGAAATTAGTCGTGGAAAACGACTGAAAAAAGCAGATCACGTTCCCGGACAATTACCTTACGTCTCATCAACAGCGAGCAATAACGGAATCGATGACTATATCGAAGCCAGCGCCGGAACTCGTGTTTTTAGAAATTGCATCAGTCTTGCAAACAGCGGTAGTGTAGGAACCGCTTTTTACGAGCCATTCAACTATGTTGCAAGTGACCATGTAACAGCGTTAAAAACAGCACAATCATCGAAGTATACATCCTTATTTATGGCTACAGTGATTGCGAAACAAAAATCGAATTTCAATTTTAACCGCGAAATCAACGACATTCGTGTCCACAACATGAGAATCATGTTACCTGTCAACGACTCAGGCGAACCTGATTACGAATACATGGAACAGTACACCAAGAATATGATGCTACGCAAATACGAGCAGTACCTCACATTTTTAGAAGGTAAAACACGAAACT encodes the following:
- a CDS encoding HsdM family class I SAM-dependent methyltransferase gives rise to the protein MLNKEATTDYWVGRQLEENNIQFDLQGSHVKEINEALKSASKRGTKKVGRPDVVAIVNDFVLVVEDKNTLSKHQKLTGKDILDDSVKAITDYAVNGACFYAKHIAKHTSFKKVFAVGVSGDPKHHQISPYWVNDRGELKKLDDIESFVWFSPGNIQEYYTRYVLEEPTRIEKTTEQILKDATELHEYLRNYGSLKDQDKPLVVAGILLALEETENHNFSIESLNGDQTPESRDGDKIMKAIRARLRRSNVGPDAKRDKLLSEFDIITTSFRLNEVNDTLGMTPLKYYTNFLNDRVYKNIKYQDSSADYLGQFYGKFMSYSGGDGQTLGIILTPQHICELMCRLVKVRPDDVVFDPTCGTGGFLIAAMHMMISQAETNTDKDRIKTRQLHGIELQSNMFAVAVTNMILRGDGKSNIECSDFLKANPAQLQTEKTATVGLMNPPYSQGNSGDPDQYELSFVEHLLDSLTEGGRAAVIVPQSSMTGKTKAERAFKHSILSKHTLEGVITCNPDTFYGVGVNPVIAVFTAHKPHPTEKVCKFIDFRDDGFTVHAHVGLVADDAAKDRQQHLLDVWNGATEASSQFCVESTVKEDDEWLHSFYYFNDEIPTDADFEKAIGDYLTFEFSMIMQNREYLFEDGDNHATS
- a CDS encoding restriction endonuclease subunit S translates to MQRLEEHTWQAFRLGDIADIRSGRDIYAGERRSGDTPYVTSGTANNGIGYFVANYNDSITSNAISVNRNGSIGEAFYHPYPALYGNDCRRVILRDYTDAGIQLFIAHAISMQKQAFSYSRKLGSKRLTNLRIMLPVNSSGAPDDEYMEKYAQQKQKAMLLKYGAYAEQQITKIGSYVKVPKLNEKEWAPFKLTNIFEEISRGKRLKKADHVPGQLPYVSSTASNNGIDDYIEASAGTRVFRNCISLANSGSVGTAFYEPFNYVASDHVTALKTAQSSKYTSLFMATVIAKQKSNFNFNREINDIRVHNMRIMLPVNDSGEPDYEYMEQYTKNMMLRKYEQYLTFLEGKTRN